A stretch of Lathyrus oleraceus cultivar Zhongwan6 chromosome 6, CAAS_Psat_ZW6_1.0, whole genome shotgun sequence DNA encodes these proteins:
- the LOC127098679 gene encoding tyrosine-protein phosphatase RLPH2 produces the protein MSEPPESRTICLIGDIHGYITKLQNLWSNLEATIDPPHFKTATIIFLGDYCDRGPQTRQVIDFLISLPSRYPNQRHVFLAGNHDFAFAAFLRLLPPPLDGSEFSEGWKEFEDCEEREGWFNEDGYEKMHLQGRRWSGSIKAKFNVAKGTEYQGSIYDAAPTFQSYGVPHGSPDLVKAVPDEHKKFLADLVWVHEEDEVFMNTDDGVKCCKLIAVHAGLEKGVDVKEQMKYLKARDTRIPKLQPLSGRKNVWDIPEELSATSTIIVSGHHGKLHIEGLRLIIDEGGGYHDKPVAAVVLPSMKTIRDTDVLTK, from the exons ATGTCAGAACCCCCTGAATCCAGAACCATATGCCTCATCGGCGACATCCACGGCTACATAACCAAGCTCCAAAACCTCTGGTCCAATCTCGAAGCCACAATCGACCCACCACACTTCAAAACCGCCACAATCATCTTCCTAGGCGATTACTGCGACAGAGGCCCTCAAACCCGCCAAGTAATCGATTTTCTCATCTCCTTACCATCCCGTTACCCTAATCAGAGACACGTGTTCCTCGCCGGAAACCATGATTTCGCCTTCGCCGCCTTCCTCCGCCTCCTCCCGCCGCCGCTTGACGGGTCTGAGTTTTCGGAAGGGTGGAAGGAGTTTGAGGATTGTGAGGAGAGAGAAGGGTGGTTTAACGAGGATGGGTATGAGAAGATGCATTTGCAAGGGAGAAGATGGAGTGGGAGTATAAAGGCTAAATTTAATGTTGCTAAAGGTACTGAGTATCAGGGTTCTATTTATGATGCTGCACCCACTTTTCAGTCTTACGGTGTTCCCCACGGTTCACCAG ATTTGGTTAAGGCAGTTCCTGATGAGCATAAGAAATTTCTCGCGGATTTGGTTTGGGTCCACGAAGAG GATGAAGTCTTTATGAACACTGATGATGGAGTTAAGTGCTGCAAGTTGATTGCTGTTCATGCTGGTTTGGAGAAAGGTGTAGACGTGAAAGAGCAGATGAAATATTTGAAAGCTCGAGATACTCGAATTCCTAAGTTGCAGCCTCTAAGTGGCCGAAAAAACGTATGGGATATTCCTGAG GAGCTAAGTGCGACTTCAACCATCATTGTTAGCGGTCACCATGGAAAACTCCATATTGAAGGCTTAAGGTTGATAATCGACGAAGGTGGTGGATACCACGATAAACCAGTAGCTGCGGTTGTTCTTCCTTCCATGAAGACTATTCGTGATACTGATGTATTGACAAAGTAG